One part of the Salinivirga cyanobacteriivorans genome encodes these proteins:
- the murB gene encoding UDP-N-acetylmuramate dehydrogenase, with protein MAQLKTNIDLSSYHTFGLPHKTDALFEYESEKELIQFLKTESQKFKNLMPIGSGSNLLFTKTYHGCLLHNLNQHIKITDKNATHTLVQTGGGLEWDDFVAWTVEQNLYGLENLSLIPGTTGATPVQNIGAYGVEVRLFIKSLEAIEIATGKKYTFSNADCRFGYRDSIFKNEWRNRFVVTSVTYQLLNKPQFNVNYGSLKQEIDRLGPLNQENVRKAVINIRNSKLPDPDVTGNAGSFFKNPVVTQAAANNLLRQFPAMPHYPAEDSSVKLAAGWLIDQCGLKGYQTQKGAGIHDKQALVLINNGVKSGSDILELARYVQSNVKEHFGIELEPEATIL; from the coding sequence ATGGCTCAATTAAAAACGAATATTGATCTTTCATCGTATCACACATTTGGTCTGCCACACAAAACAGACGCACTTTTCGAATATGAATCGGAAAAAGAACTGATTCAATTCTTAAAAACAGAAAGTCAAAAGTTTAAAAACCTGATGCCTATAGGGAGCGGCAGCAATCTTCTTTTTACAAAAACATACCACGGCTGCCTGCTGCATAACCTGAATCAGCACATTAAAATAACGGACAAAAACGCAACGCACACACTTGTTCAAACAGGTGGCGGACTGGAATGGGACGATTTTGTGGCCTGGACGGTTGAACAAAATCTTTATGGGCTGGAAAATTTATCGCTCATACCCGGAACCACAGGAGCCACTCCAGTGCAAAACATAGGTGCTTATGGTGTAGAGGTACGGTTGTTTATCAAATCACTCGAGGCTATTGAAATAGCGACCGGTAAAAAATACACATTCAGCAATGCAGACTGCCGTTTCGGGTATCGCGACAGTATTTTTAAAAACGAATGGCGCAACCGCTTTGTAGTTACCTCCGTAACCTATCAATTGCTGAATAAGCCACAATTTAATGTAAATTATGGATCACTGAAACAAGAGATAGATCGCTTAGGTCCCCTGAACCAGGAAAACGTGCGCAAAGCAGTCATTAATATAAGAAACAGCAAATTACCCGACCCCGATGTAACCGGAAACGCAGGAAGTTTTTTCAAAAATCCGGTAGTTACGCAAGCCGCAGCTAACAATCTTTTGAGACAATTCCCGGCCATGCCACACTACCCTGCCGAAGATTCATCTGTGAAACTGGCAGCAGGCTGGCTAATCGACCAATGCGGGTTAAAAGGATACCAAACTCAAAAAGGTGCCGGCATACATGATAAACAGGCGCTGGTATTGATCAATAACGGTGTTAAAAGCGGATCAGACATTTTGGAGCTGGCCCGGTATGTGCAATCCAATGTAAAAGAACATTTTGGAATTGAACTGGAACCTGAAGCCACAATCTTGTAA
- a CDS encoding transposase, giving the protein MSVRRKKYDKEFKKMAVELCQTQQNRPKKEIAQELGITDNMLNRWVREHDKYGDNSFAGQGRPVMTDKEKELAQLRKELRETQIERDILKKAVSIFSKGDSRNTNS; this is encoded by the coding sequence ATGAGTGTACGAAGAAAGAAGTATGACAAAGAATTTAAAAAAATGGCAGTAGAGCTTTGTCAGACACAGCAAAACAGGCCAAAAAAGGAAATTGCACAAGAGTTGGGCATTACAGACAACATGTTAAACCGTTGGGTCAGGGAGCATGATAAATATGGAGATAACAGCTTTGCTGGACAAGGCAGGCCTGTGATGACCGACAAGGAGAAAGAGCTGGCACAGCTTCGAAAAGAACTGCGGGAAACGCAAATAGAGCGCGATATCTTAAAAAAGGCAGTGAGCATTTTCTCCAAGGGCGACAGCAGAAATACGAATTCATAA
- a CDS encoding GAF domain-containing sensor histidine kinase, whose amino-acid sequence MEEKRSTVTIRGKNESKSVEIGSEINFEAFSSIIDKWQSLIDTVAKIVDVPSGLIMRLNEETIEVFLKSQTEGNPYHAGEKADLIYGLYCETVIGTQEELLIPDATKNYVWSKNNPDVDINMIAYLGYPINWPDGKVFGTVCLLDNKENHYGENFKELLYLAKKHIESDLQLIKSKHELEELNLSLQETSSIKTRFLSLISHDVRGGVGTINEFLKLIIKKYDDYEGQKLKEDLIYLNNMANSAFETLENLLSWSKNDLLHLEPEKIDFNIVEMIESLLSFFKLSIKMKNIEVIKRFSEKHINVFADEDMIRTALRNIISNAIKYNKSNGKLKIEVYKKNGHTFLIIEDTGIGMDKFTIEQLFTYSNSHKLKGTLGESSSGIGLFLTRDFLEKNNIIVDVQSNPEKGTKFELTL is encoded by the coding sequence ATGGAAGAGAAAAGATCTACAGTTACAATTCGGGGGAAAAATGAGTCTAAATCGGTTGAAATAGGTTCCGAAATCAATTTCGAAGCATTCTCTTCTATAATTGACAAGTGGCAATCGCTGATAGATACAGTTGCAAAGATTGTGGATGTGCCTTCTGGTTTAATAATGAGATTAAATGAGGAAACCATTGAAGTTTTCTTAAAAAGTCAGACTGAAGGAAACCCCTATCATGCAGGAGAAAAAGCTGATTTGATTTATGGCTTGTATTGTGAAACGGTTATAGGCACACAAGAAGAGCTTTTAATTCCTGATGCAACAAAAAATTATGTTTGGAGCAAAAACAACCCTGATGTAGACATAAATATGATTGCTTACCTGGGCTACCCCATTAACTGGCCTGATGGAAAAGTATTTGGAACAGTTTGTTTATTAGATAACAAAGAAAACCACTATGGCGAGAATTTCAAGGAACTCCTTTATCTAGCTAAAAAACACATTGAATCAGATTTACAACTCATTAAATCTAAGCATGAATTGGAAGAACTAAACCTCAGCTTGCAAGAAACCAGTAGTATAAAAACCAGGTTCTTGTCTTTAATATCTCATGATGTGCGCGGAGGAGTAGGCACAATAAATGAATTTCTTAAATTAATTATAAAAAAATATGATGATTACGAAGGCCAAAAATTAAAAGAAGACCTAATATATTTGAATAATATGGCCAATTCTGCATTTGAAACACTAGAAAATTTATTAAGCTGGTCAAAAAATGATTTACTGCACTTAGAGCCCGAAAAAATAGATTTTAATATTGTTGAAATGATTGAAAGCTTATTGTCATTCTTTAAGTTATCAATCAAAATGAAAAATATTGAAGTAATAAAAAGATTTTCAGAAAAGCATATAAATGTATTCGCCGATGAGGATATGATAAGAACTGCTCTAAGAAACATCATTTCAAATGCAATTAAATATAATAAATCAAACGGCAAACTTAAAATAGAAGTTTATAAAAAAAATGGTCATACTTTTTTAATAATAGAAGATACCGGAATTGGAATGGATAAATTTACCATTGAGCAACTTTTTACCTACTCCAATTCACATAAACTTAAAGGTACATTGGGAGAAAGCAGTTCAGGAATAGGATTATTTTTAACGCGTGATTTTCTGGAGAAAAACAATATTATCGTCGACGTGCAAAGTAATCCTGAAAAAGGAACTAAATTCGAGTTGACTTTATAG
- a CDS encoding carbon starvation protein A gives MSTIVLDSCSWGTTKLSNYGSELCLRNYKKHINKNNGKQIIVNLSFKKMVTFIIAIAALIIGYLIYGKFIAGFFGEDANRETPAYRLNDGVDFIPMPRWKVFMIEFLNIAGLGPIFGAILGAMYGPWAYVWIVVGCVFMGSVHDYFSGMLSVRNNGASLPELVGKYLGTGMQQFLRVFTIVLLIFVGVAFVTGPAGLLEKITGGGKLWWLYGIFAYYLIATLLPINKIIGKIYPVFGLALLVMAVGIAVAMIWQGATGEMDMMELVPANLKNWHHTPDQNILIPMMFIVISCGAISGFHSTQAPIMARCLKNEKQGRQVFYGAMIAEGIVAIIWATAAMNYFGDAESLNTKMVEIGHNPAEVVDMISRSWLGRVGAVFAIVGVIALPISTGDTAFRSARLTVADIFNFKQKTIGNRLIVSIPLFVLGFALSQLDFATVWKYLGLSNQVLSAVVLWMGAAYLIQNRKNHWLLSIPAAFMTFIVVSYLLIAPYKNGGLALNPELSYWTGVGVAMLVMGYFVWYYRKR, from the coding sequence ATGAGTACTATAGTTTTGGATTCGTGCTCATGGGGAACAACAAAGCTGAGCAACTACGGCAGTGAATTATGCCTGAGAAATTATAAAAAGCACATCAATAAAAACAATGGAAAACAGATTATTGTAAATTTGTCTTTCAAAAAAATGGTCACGTTCATCATAGCAATTGCTGCACTGATTATCGGATATCTTATTTACGGAAAGTTTATTGCAGGTTTTTTTGGTGAAGATGCCAACCGCGAAACACCTGCTTACCGACTTAACGATGGAGTGGATTTTATCCCCATGCCGCGCTGGAAGGTTTTTATGATTGAATTTTTGAATATTGCCGGGCTGGGACCTATTTTTGGGGCCATTCTGGGAGCAATGTACGGGCCCTGGGCTTATGTGTGGATTGTGGTAGGATGTGTTTTTATGGGTAGTGTGCACGACTATTTTTCGGGTATGCTTTCTGTGCGGAACAATGGTGCCAGCCTGCCCGAACTGGTGGGCAAATACCTGGGTACGGGCATGCAACAATTTTTGCGGGTTTTTACCATTGTGTTGTTGATTTTCGTAGGTGTGGCCTTTGTGACCGGTCCGGCCGGATTGCTAGAAAAAATTACCGGTGGAGGTAAGCTATGGTGGTTGTATGGCATTTTTGCTTATTACCTTATTGCGACGTTACTGCCCATCAATAAAATTATTGGCAAAATATATCCTGTTTTCGGGCTGGCGCTTTTGGTGATGGCCGTGGGCATAGCTGTAGCCATGATTTGGCAGGGGGCTACCGGTGAAATGGATATGATGGAACTTGTCCCTGCAAACCTAAAAAACTGGCATCATACACCCGATCAAAATATTCTGATCCCGATGATGTTCATTGTGATTTCGTGCGGAGCTATTTCAGGTTTTCACTCTACGCAGGCACCCATCATGGCGCGCTGCCTGAAAAACGAAAAACAGGGGCGTCAGGTTTTTTACGGTGCCATGATTGCCGAGGGTATTGTGGCCATTATTTGGGCCACGGCAGCCATGAACTATTTTGGCGATGCGGAGAGTCTGAACACTAAAATGGTAGAAATAGGGCACAATCCTGCCGAGGTTGTGGACATGATTAGTCGCTCGTGGTTGGGCAGGGTAGGGGCAGTTTTTGCCATTGTAGGTGTTATTGCACTTCCCATCAGTACGGGTGATACGGCCTTTAGGAGCGCCCGCCTCACCGTAGCCGATATTTTCAATTTTAAACAAAAAACCATTGGCAACCGGCTTATTGTAAGTATTCCGCTTTTTGTGCTGGGTTTTGCGTTGTCGCAGCTTGATTTTGCCACGGTATGGAAATACCTGGGCCTCTCGAACCAGGTCCTCTCTGCAGTGGTGCTTTGGATGGGGGCAGCCTACCTGATCCAGAACCGCAAAAACCACTGGTTGCTGAGCATTCCTGCAGCTTTTATGACCTTCATCGTGGTCAGTTACCTGCTGATAGCCCCTTATAAAAACGGCGGTCTGGCACTCAACCCCGAATTGTCTTACTGGACCGGCGTGGGTGTGGCCATGTTGGTGATGGGCTATTTTGTGTGGTATTACAGGAAACGGTGA
- a CDS encoding tail fiber domain-containing protein, whose amino-acid sequence MKKQLLVVLACIISLAHLSAQPTTFNYQAVVRDTDGNIIADQPILLQLSIIDFQETLYYTEEHSATTNGFGQIQVEVGAGAPISGLFEDVPWAEQQLLMEIKVSINEGVSYIEMGQSPLLGVPYAFYAASIEPGTGIESVSDNGDGTLTFHFTDGSSYTTPNLAGPTLEDQPGNLIYHDSTGWVGTDAIKIAGSNVAIGTNPAISRLLVHGDVTANIDDPIFEVKNKDGNVVFAVYQNGVEVNVDESAKNKAQKGGFAVGGLTGGKDSIVQYFRVTPDSVRVYLKNDSTKAQKGGFAVGGLTSGKGSTEYLRVTRDSTRVYVDNSAKAQKGGFAVGGLTSGKNGAYFMDLTPENYFIGHESGSNLSTGLYNSTLGYQSGYSINEGNSNAFIGYQSGYNNNIGSGNLFLGYQTGFTNTDGNYNTFLGYLAGYSNTIGVFNTFLGSFSGYSTTNGYNNTFVGDSTGYHNQSGYFNTFIGTGCGNQNTNGNSNVFIGNKAGYSNTSGFTNIFIGNKAGYLAETGQQNVYIGNLSGYHSTSTWGNVCIGFRSGENTTTGGANTFVGARTGFTNSTGFSNTFIGIEAGYTLDTSCCNTMIGDHAGYLVAKGENNVIMGAYAGYNFAESTENGYANVFIGNESGFNSIEGFANVMIGHKAGFSNVEANSSVVIGNESGYSITSGTDNVYIGNKAGYSSTENYSNVFIGNESGFNTTTGSDNVFMGFLSGHSNTTGRENVYIGWLAGRSSETTLGNTFIGSSTGEHNEEGYSNTFIGLHAGSLNKDGSENTVIGAWTASDTTLGWGNTIMGMGAARVLTGNHNVVIGNRAGEIKETGSNNVIIGRGAGHKNQGDANVFIGNDAGNFNAEGSGNVFIGNEAGAHEEGSNKLYIDNTPNDSAHAMIYGDFAEKTVRFNSWLSMNAPPDKDYDFTIDNRWTSSNIKLNGVGDGYNYSTLALCAKNSSNENLWQINHSLNDHKLSIASHSGGGWHVPLTIDTTGIFNFDGELIPVNDNTKNIGSSSNRWNTVYAANGVVQTSDARLKTDITNLSYGLAEIMSLRAVSFHWKGKENGKQKIGLIAQEVDDVIKEVVTKGDNELQTLGINYSNLIPVLIKGMQEQQSTIRQHQSTITKQQEIINDLLNRIEKIENK is encoded by the coding sequence ATGAAAAAACAGCTACTTGTTGTGCTAGCCTGTATAATCAGTCTTGCACACCTTTCTGCACAACCTACTACATTCAATTACCAGGCTGTAGTGCGGGATACGGATGGCAATATCATAGCTGATCAACCAATTCTACTGCAACTATCGATCATTGATTTTCAGGAAACCCTTTACTACACGGAAGAACATAGCGCCACAACTAACGGTTTCGGCCAAATACAGGTAGAAGTTGGCGCCGGGGCTCCTATTTCAGGTCTATTTGAAGATGTGCCGTGGGCTGAGCAACAATTATTGATGGAAATCAAAGTTTCTATAAATGAGGGAGTATCCTACATCGAAATGGGACAATCACCCTTGCTTGGAGTACCTTACGCCTTCTATGCTGCTTCCATCGAACCGGGAACCGGCATAGAATCTGTATCTGACAACGGCGATGGCACACTCACCTTCCATTTTACCGATGGTTCCTCCTACACCACTCCCAACCTTGCCGGCCCCACGCTGGAGGACCAGCCAGGGAATCTCATCTACCACGACTCCACCGGGTGGGTAGGCACCGACGCCATTAAGATTGCAGGCAGCAATGTAGCTATCGGAACCAATCCCGCTATCTCAAGATTATTGGTACATGGCGATGTCACCGCCAATATTGACGATCCGATTTTTGAAGTAAAAAATAAAGACGGCAATGTGGTATTTGCTGTATACCAAAATGGTGTGGAAGTAAATGTGGATGAATCAGCAAAAAACAAAGCCCAAAAAGGTGGTTTTGCTGTAGGTGGACTTACCGGAGGTAAAGACAGCATTGTACAATATTTCAGGGTAACGCCCGACAGCGTGCGTGTTTATCTGAAAAATGACAGCACCAAAGCTCAAAAAGGTGGTTTTGCTGTGGGTGGACTAACTTCAGGTAAAGGTTCAACAGAGTACCTCAGGGTAACACGCGACAGCACCCGTGTATATGTCGATAACTCAGCAAAAGCTCAAAAAGGAGGATTTGCAGTCGGTGGGCTCACCAGTGGGAAAAACGGAGCCTATTTTATGGATTTAACACCAGAGAATTATTTCATTGGGCATGAAAGTGGAAGCAATTTATCCACAGGTTTATACAATTCAACCCTGGGCTATCAATCAGGGTATTCAATAAATGAAGGTAATAGCAACGCATTTATCGGGTATCAAAGTGGCTACAACAACAATATTGGATCCGGGAACCTGTTCCTGGGATACCAAACCGGATTTACCAATACCGATGGAAATTATAATACATTCCTGGGCTACCTTGCTGGCTACTCCAATACAATCGGTGTATTCAACACATTCCTTGGCAGTTTCTCAGGCTATAGCACCACTAATGGCTACAACAATACCTTTGTGGGCGACTCAACCGGATATCATAACCAGTCCGGGTACTTCAATACCTTTATAGGAACTGGTTGCGGCAACCAAAACACAAATGGAAACTCAAACGTATTTATTGGGAATAAAGCAGGTTACAGCAATACATCGGGATTTACAAACATTTTTATTGGTAATAAAGCAGGATACCTGGCAGAAACCGGGCAGCAAAACGTATATATCGGAAACCTATCTGGTTATCATAGTACATCAACCTGGGGTAATGTGTGTATTGGCTTTCGCAGCGGAGAAAATACCACCACCGGGGGTGCCAATACTTTTGTGGGTGCCCGCACAGGCTTTACCAATTCCACAGGATTCTCAAATACCTTTATCGGAATTGAGGCAGGTTATACGCTTGATACAAGCTGCTGTAATACAATGATCGGCGACCATGCCGGATACCTGGTAGCTAAAGGGGAGAATAATGTAATAATGGGTGCCTATGCCGGATACAACTTTGCAGAATCTACTGAAAATGGTTATGCCAATGTTTTCATTGGTAATGAAAGCGGATTTAACAGCATCGAAGGCTTTGCCAATGTGATGATTGGCCATAAAGCAGGCTTTAGTAATGTTGAAGCCAATTCAAGTGTGGTCATTGGCAATGAATCCGGTTACAGCATCACTTCAGGAACAGACAATGTGTATATTGGTAATAAAGCCGGATATTCGAGCACGGAGAATTACAGCAATGTTTTTATTGGTAATGAAAGTGGCTTTAACACAACTACTGGAAGTGATAACGTTTTCATGGGTTTTTTAAGTGGCCACTCCAACACCACTGGTAGAGAAAATGTGTACATAGGCTGGCTAGCCGGTCGCTCTAGTGAAACCACACTGGGCAATACTTTTATTGGTTCTTCAACTGGTGAGCACAATGAAGAGGGATATTCGAATACTTTCATTGGTCTGCATGCCGGTTCATTAAACAAAGACGGTTCTGAAAACACTGTTATTGGCGCCTGGACAGCCTCTGACACTACCCTGGGCTGGGGAAACACCATTATGGGTATGGGTGCTGCAAGAGTGTTAACTGGCAACCATAATGTGGTAATAGGGAACCGGGCAGGTGAAATAAAAGAAACAGGTAGCAATAATGTGATCATCGGACGGGGTGCCGGGCACAAAAACCAGGGAGATGCCAATGTTTTTATTGGAAATGACGCCGGAAACTTCAATGCTGAAGGATCAGGCAATGTTTTTATTGGAAATGAAGCAGGAGCGCATGAAGAAGGGTCCAATAAGCTATACATTGATAATACACCTAATGATTCAGCACATGCAATGATCTATGGAGATTTTGCAGAAAAAACCGTAAGGTTCAATTCCTGGTTATCCATGAATGCTCCGCCAGATAAAGATTACGATTTTACCATAGATAACCGCTGGACATCATCCAACATCAAGCTTAATGGAGTCGGAGATGGCTATAATTATTCCACTTTAGCGCTGTGTGCGAAAAATTCCTCCAATGAAAATCTATGGCAAATCAATCATAGTCTCAATGACCATAAACTATCCATAGCTTCGCATAGCGGTGGAGGGTGGCATGTACCGCTTACCATTGACACTACTGGTATTTTTAATTTCGATGGCGAACTAATTCCCGTAAACGACAATACCAAAAACATTGGAAGCAGCTCCAACAGGTGGAACACCGTCTATGCTGCAAATGGCGTAGTACAAACCTCCGATGCAAGATTAAAAACAGATATCACAAATCTGAGCTACGGTTTAGCCGAAATCATGAGCTTGCGGGCGGTTTCTTTCCATTGGAAAGGAAAAGAAAACGGAAAACAAAAAATTGGTTTGATCGCGCAGGAAGTAGATGATGTCATAAAAGAAGTGGTCACTAAAGGCGATAACGAACTTCAAACCCTTGGAATTAATTACTCTAATCTTATACCGGTACTAATCAAAGGTATGCAGGAACAGCAATCTACTATCCGTCAACATCAATCTACCATCACTAAGCAACAAGAAATCATCAATGATTTGCTAAACAGAATCGAGAAAATTGAAAACAAGTAA